A window of Halobacillus naozhouensis genomic DNA:
CCGCTGTGCAATCCTTGTCGTTCATTCTTGAGGCTAAACGAAAGATAAATCAGAATGTCCATCCTACTTTAGTGATGGAACAGCTTACACTTCAACTGCAGAGGTGATTATCAAGTGATCGAAGTTGTAGGTGTCCGATTCAAACAAGCGGGAAAGATCTATTATTTTGACCCGGGGGATTTAACGATGACGACAGAAGATTACGTCATTGTCGAAACAGTTCGGGGAATTGAATTTGGTAAAGTGGTTATCTCTAACCGGTCAGTCGATGAGGAAGATATTGTTTTACCTTTGAAAAAAGTGATCCGAATCGCTGATGAAAAAGATAAATTGACTGTAGATGAGAACCATGACAATTCTCAAGAGGCTTACCGTGTATGTGAGATGAAGATACGTGAACATAAATTGGACATGAACTTAGTAGAAGTTGAATATACGTTTGACCGTAAAAAAGTTATTTTCTATTTCACAGCAGATGGAAGAGTAGATTTCCGAACGTTAGTAAAAGATTTGGCATCAGTATTTAAAACACGAATTGAACTGCGCCAAATTGGAGTCAGGGATGAGGCCAAAATGCTTGGCGGTATCGGGCCTTGCGGACGTATGCTTTGCTGCTCAACCTTTTTAGGTGATTTTGAACCAGTGTCTATTAAAATGGCCAAGGATCAAAATTTGTCGCTGAATCCAGCAAAGATTTCTGGTCTATGCGGTCGCCTTATGTGCTGTTTGAAATATGAGAATG
This region includes:
- a CDS encoding PSP1 domain-containing protein, whose translation is MIEVVGVRFKQAGKIYYFDPGDLTMTTEDYVIVETVRGIEFGKVVISNRSVDEEDIVLPLKKVIRIADEKDKLTVDENHDNSQEAYRVCEMKIREHKLDMNLVEVEYTFDRKKVIFYFTADGRVDFRTLVKDLASVFKTRIELRQIGVRDEAKMLGGIGPCGRMLCCSTFLGDFEPVSIKMAKDQNLSLNPAKISGLCGRLMCCLKYENDDYEAAKKELPDIGRSIATSLGKGKVVGLNMLERIVQVEYKEQERVLEYSLQELIDEGVVQTEATE